One stretch of Dissulfurimicrobium hydrothermale DNA includes these proteins:
- a CDS encoding chloride channel protein: protein MNRHRYLYNIFNLQRLLERWQPSESMVLGGAALFIGLGSGVGVWLFKCLIGLAHLFFFERLGYFLNFLGPWRVLPLPVLGGFAVGLLVYLVGGQKRLQGVSGLIEAVAIAGGRLPYMFAPVKAVASALSIGSGGSVGPEDPSVQIGASFGSMLGQKLRLSDERIKILVAAGAAGGISAAFNAPIAGVFFSMEIVLGEISGGALGIVILSSVISAIFTQWASGPEPAFHVFHRSISAFKDLPLYLGLGLVSGPISAIYTRLLYIFKDMFSAWRFPGWLKPAIAGVFLGIIGVFLPQVLGVGYRTIEGVLGGQHLGLLLLFAILAAKLIVTPMSIASGFQGGLFAPALFIGAILGAAYGSVADSLFPTLFIDPSSFAMIGMAALLAGAVHAPLTAILLIFEMTKDYTVMPPLMLAVAVSFFVSRRLQRDSIYFYAFARRGIRIEHGRDVEVLEGLTVSQIMKREIEVLHESDSLAAASNTFMRLRTHSLPVVDSDGWLVGIFTMQDLDRAYGEGKKNVGEACTRELLVTYPEETSAEALRKMGIRDIGMLPVVEKGNRRRIIGLLQRDDIIRAYNVALTLRAEGRHHMQQIRLGAVSGATVREFVVRPGSSCAGKKISEVAWPGDALVVSIRRGHRLIIPHGETVLQGDDVIVVVTKDSWTDEPQGQVDMSMPCR, encoded by the coding sequence ATGAATCGCCATAGATATCTTTATAACATCTTTAATTTGCAGCGCCTTTTAGAGCGTTGGCAGCCATCCGAGTCTATGGTGCTGGGCGGAGCGGCCTTGTTTATAGGGCTTGGAAGTGGCGTAGGGGTATGGCTGTTTAAATGCTTGATCGGCCTTGCGCACCTGTTCTTTTTTGAAAGATTGGGTTATTTTTTAAATTTTTTGGGTCCGTGGCGTGTGCTTCCATTGCCGGTTTTGGGTGGGTTTGCAGTAGGCCTGCTTGTATATTTGGTTGGAGGTCAGAAGCGGTTACAGGGTGTCTCGGGTCTTATAGAGGCGGTCGCCATAGCCGGCGGGCGGTTACCCTATATGTTTGCGCCTGTTAAGGCTGTAGCATCCGCCCTTTCAATAGGTTCTGGAGGATCAGTCGGACCAGAGGACCCATCGGTTCAAATAGGTGCAAGTTTTGGTTCAATGCTCGGCCAGAAGCTCAGACTCTCGGACGAGCGTATTAAGATACTTGTAGCGGCCGGAGCTGCAGGTGGGATATCAGCCGCATTCAACGCCCCTATCGCAGGCGTCTTTTTCTCCATGGAGATAGTTTTGGGCGAGATAAGCGGTGGGGCATTGGGCATCGTGATATTGTCATCGGTGATATCTGCAATCTTTACCCAGTGGGCTAGCGGGCCTGAGCCTGCCTTCCATGTCTTTCACCGCTCAATCAGTGCATTCAAAGACCTCCCGCTTTATCTTGGGCTTGGCCTGGTTTCAGGTCCTATCTCAGCCATTTACACAAGACTTCTCTATATATTTAAAGACATGTTTTCGGCATGGCGGTTTCCTGGCTGGCTGAAACCAGCTATTGCCGGCGTGTTTCTGGGGATCATTGGGGTATTTCTGCCGCAGGTCTTAGGAGTAGGCTACAGGACTATAGAAGGGGTGTTGGGCGGGCAACATCTGGGCCTGTTGCTGCTGTTTGCCATATTGGCCGCAAAGCTTATCGTTACACCTATGAGCATAGCAAGTGGTTTTCAAGGTGGACTATTTGCACCGGCCTTGTTTATCGGTGCAATACTCGGGGCGGCATATGGTTCGGTAGCGGATAGTCTCTTTCCGACCCTATTCATAGATCCATCCTCCTTTGCGATGATAGGCATGGCAGCGCTTCTTGCAGGCGCGGTACATGCCCCCCTGACCGCCATCCTACTTATCTTTGAGATGACCAAAGATTATACTGTGATGCCACCGCTGATGCTTGCTGTCGCCGTGAGTTTTTTTGTATCAAGGCGTCTGCAGCGGGATTCGATTTATTTTTACGCCTTTGCAAGGCGTGGGATCCGCATAGAGCATGGCAGGGATGTGGAGGTGTTGGAAGGGCTTACCGTTTCCCAGATCATGAAACGCGAGATAGAAGTGCTTCATGAAAGCGATTCACTTGCAGCCGCTTCAAATACCTTTATGCGTTTGCGAACTCATAGTCTTCCTGTGGTCGATTCCGACGGCTGGCTTGTCGGTATCTTTACAATGCAGGATCTGGACAGGGCGTATGGCGAGGGCAAAAAGAACGTGGGTGAGGCGTGTACAAGGGAACTGTTGGTAACTTATCCCGAAGAGACCTCGGCAGAGGCACTTAGAAAGATGGGGATTAGGGATATAGGTATGCTTCCGGTGGTCGAAAAGGGCAATCGCCGGCGTATTATAGGCCTCTTGCAGCGGGACGACATCATTCGGGCCTATAACGTTGCTCTTACCTTGAGGGCGGAGGGGCGGCATCATATGCAACAGATAAGGCTCGGGGCAGTAAGCGGCGCTACCGTCAGGGAGTTTGTCGTGAGGCCTGGATCTTCTTGTGCAGGAAAGAAGATCAGCGAGGTAGCC